From Pelagicoccus sp. SDUM812003, a single genomic window includes:
- a CDS encoding Hsp20/alpha crystallin family protein, with protein MTLVRRNTWPSDPFFEMDRLFNRAFGNSDLWPSAFKAPAERDFPLDVYGDEERYYVVAEMPGVAKDAVDLKVENSVLTISVKAESKGDGSESVRYLSRNITVGEDIDMDLVSAKMENGLLTVTLPKAEERKPRKIAIK; from the coding sequence ATGACACTTGTACGAAGAAACACTTGGCCCAGCGATCCGTTCTTCGAAATGGACCGCCTTTTCAATCGCGCCTTTGGCAACAGCGACCTTTGGCCGAGCGCCTTCAAGGCCCCAGCCGAGCGCGATTTTCCGCTGGACGTTTACGGCGACGAGGAACGCTACTACGTGGTCGCCGAGATGCCAGGCGTCGCTAAGGACGCGGTCGACCTGAAGGTCGAGAATTCGGTGCTGACCATCTCGGTCAAAGCCGAAAGCAAGGGCGATGGTTCGGAGAGCGTGCGCTACTTGAGCCGCAACATCACGGTGGGCGAGGATATCGATATGGATCTGGTCTCCGCCAAGATGGAGAACGGACTGCTGACGGTGACCTTGCCGAAGGCGGAAGAGCGCAAGCCCCGCAAGATCGCGATCAAGTAA
- a CDS encoding DUF5989 family protein — translation MSKKDRTFLEASQEKQQGMFAEFWDFLRNNKKWWLTPIIVSILIISALIVIGGSGAAPFIYSLF, via the coding sequence GTGAGCAAGAAAGACCGCACCTTTTTGGAAGCTTCGCAGGAAAAGCAGCAGGGAATGTTCGCGGAGTTCTGGGATTTTCTGAGGAACAACAAGAAGTGGTGGCTCACGCCGATCATCGTCTCGATTCTGATCATCAGCGCCTTGATCGTGATCGGCGGCTCGGGCGCGGCGCCTTTCATCTATTCGCTTTTCTAG
- a CDS encoding SxtJ family membrane protein, with the protein MSLLRINRNPSARDLRLFAGLWLVFLSGFAWIAYGRGYLAVAGVLLALALPFGALGLAAPRAIRWLYVATSLATYPIGFVISHLLLAVIYYLVVTPIGLLLKLLGKDPLQRRFEPVARRPSYWEKRGPPRSPASYFKQY; encoded by the coding sequence ATGAGCTTGCTCCGTATCAACCGAAACCCATCCGCCAGGGACTTGCGATTGTTCGCGGGGTTGTGGCTGGTTTTCCTATCTGGCTTCGCATGGATTGCCTATGGCAGAGGCTACCTCGCGGTTGCCGGCGTCCTATTGGCGCTTGCTCTTCCATTCGGAGCGCTAGGCTTGGCGGCGCCGCGGGCGATTCGCTGGCTGTACGTCGCTACAAGCCTGGCGACCTATCCCATCGGGTTCGTGATCTCGCACCTGCTGCTTGCCGTGATCTACTACCTCGTGGTTACGCCGATCGGGCTGCTTCTGAAGCTTTTGGGCAAGGATCCGTTGCAGAGGCGTTTCGAACCTGTTGCCAGGCGACCGAGCTATTGGGAGAAGCGAGGTCCGCCTCGATCGCCCGCGAGCTACTTCAAGCAGTACTGA
- a CDS encoding carbamoyltransferase, translating to MSARILGISAFYHDSAAALVVDGKVVAAAQEERFTRRKHDARFPQRAIEYCLSEAGIEASELDHVVFYEKPFLRFERLLETYLAVAPSGFGSFLKAIPQWIHQKLQLPREMDRGLGGRYGKRYVFAEHHESHAASAFYPSPFEEAAILTVDGVGEWATSSLGYGTSNRITLTQELRFPHSLGLLYSAFTYFCGFRVNSGEYKLMGLAPYGKPRYESQIRSKLIDLREDGSFRLDQSYFNYCQGLTMTSRRFDDLFGGPPRKPESELTQRELDLAASVQLVAEDVLLRMARHLSKETGSSNLCLAGGVALNCVANGRLLRESPFERIWIQPASGDAGGALGAALFTWHQLLGKPRRPSIPDSQSGSLLGPSLEAGEIESALKARGLAYRRIESPDVLCAEVAKLLAEGQVVGWAQGRMEFGPRALGSRSILGDARNPEMQRKMNLKIKFRESFRPFAPIVLREKASAFFSLKPEEDSPYMLIVAPVKEDQRRGGNAGAEGLDQIRNVRSTVPAVTHVDYSARIQTVDTERSPLLRRLLEEFERRTGCPMLVNTSFNIRGEPIVCTAEDAARCFLATEMDALVVGEFLLLKSEQGDVASDERSDYLARYGDD from the coding sequence ATGAGCGCCAGGATCCTCGGCATCTCGGCATTCTATCATGATTCCGCGGCGGCGCTCGTGGTGGATGGCAAGGTGGTGGCGGCGGCCCAGGAGGAGCGTTTCACGCGCCGCAAGCACGATGCGCGTTTTCCTCAACGGGCCATCGAGTACTGCTTGAGCGAAGCGGGCATTGAAGCATCCGAATTGGACCACGTCGTATTCTACGAGAAGCCCTTTTTGCGATTCGAACGGCTCCTGGAGACTTACCTCGCGGTCGCTCCGAGCGGTTTCGGGTCCTTTCTGAAAGCCATACCTCAGTGGATACATCAGAAGCTGCAGCTGCCACGGGAAATGGACAGAGGCCTCGGTGGCAGGTACGGCAAACGATACGTTTTCGCGGAGCATCACGAATCGCATGCCGCCAGCGCGTTCTATCCTTCGCCTTTCGAAGAAGCGGCTATTTTGACGGTGGACGGCGTAGGGGAGTGGGCGACCTCGAGTCTTGGATACGGTACGTCGAATCGAATCACGCTTACTCAGGAGCTCCGGTTTCCTCATTCGCTAGGACTTTTGTATTCAGCGTTCACATACTTTTGCGGGTTTCGTGTGAACTCGGGTGAGTACAAGCTGATGGGGTTGGCTCCGTATGGAAAACCTAGATACGAGAGCCAGATACGAAGCAAGCTCATCGACCTGAGGGAGGACGGGTCGTTCCGGCTCGATCAAAGCTATTTCAACTACTGCCAGGGCCTCACCATGACATCGCGAAGGTTTGACGACTTGTTTGGCGGCCCTCCTCGAAAGCCCGAGTCCGAGCTGACGCAGCGAGAGCTGGACCTGGCGGCCTCCGTCCAGTTGGTCGCGGAGGATGTCCTGCTGAGGATGGCGCGTCATCTGAGCAAGGAAACGGGCTCTTCGAACCTCTGCCTCGCGGGAGGCGTTGCTCTGAATTGCGTGGCAAACGGTCGGCTCTTACGCGAATCCCCGTTCGAGCGCATCTGGATCCAGCCCGCTTCTGGCGATGCGGGGGGAGCCTTGGGCGCGGCGCTGTTCACCTGGCACCAGCTACTCGGAAAGCCCAGGCGGCCCTCGATTCCCGACAGCCAGAGCGGATCGCTGCTGGGCCCGTCGCTGGAGGCTGGAGAGATCGAGTCCGCTCTCAAAGCGAGAGGGTTGGCCTACCGCAGGATCGAATCGCCAGACGTCCTCTGCGCCGAGGTGGCGAAGCTGCTCGCAGAGGGGCAGGTGGTTGGCTGGGCCCAAGGGAGGATGGAGTTCGGACCGAGAGCGCTTGGATCGCGGAGCATACTTGGCGATGCGAGGAATCCGGAGATGCAGCGCAAGATGAATTTGAAGATCAAGTTTCGCGAGTCCTTTCGTCCCTTCGCTCCAATCGTGCTTCGCGAGAAGGCGAGCGCGTTCTTCTCTCTCAAGCCCGAGGAGGACAGCCCGTACATGCTGATCGTGGCGCCGGTGAAAGAGGATCAGCGAAGAGGTGGCAATGCCGGAGCGGAAGGGCTCGATCAGATCCGAAACGTTCGTTCCACGGTTCCGGCCGTCACTCACGTGGACTACTCGGCTCGTATACAGACAGTGGATACGGAACGCTCGCCGCTGCTGCGTCGATTGCTAGAGGAGTTCGAGAGGCGGACGGGCTGTCCTATGCTTGTGAATACGAGCTTCAATATCCGAGGAGAGCCGATTGTCTGCACCGCCGAGGATGCGGCGCGTTGCTTTTTGGCGACGGAGATGGATGCTCTCGTCGTGGGTGAGTTCCTGTTGCTCAAGTCGGAGCAAGGCGACGTAGCGAGCGACGAGAGGAGCGACTACCTGGCCCGTTACGGGGATGACTAG
- a CDS encoding ATP-binding protein gives MPIDQNHGFSRKRLLPNYLLQLVLLLCGPISVATQAAELLEDEFAQWGIPRTETFYPRFTGIRGDILNLSTLPNGHFSALTSIGIYTFDGTHWEHVPDLSWTSDSLTLPDGRTLVSFAAGLATIEPDEFGGYAVEILTPKETYPPNLPSMEHVAYAKGHCFGLAGTHLIIATPEGETQYHQLPNWATSIFAIGDDVYVTGGLTSLLNRWDWETRQLIDDSRHLDSSGVYEWFLETTPRAEGGVWIRGQQDTIIGFDGTRTWRWKGSTTLRKMDARISCFVEASPNTLAIGTSSLGALLIDENGEVLLQHTKQQGLDDVNVKKIGVDSQQGLWVRTSNSITRIPSHPPTVLFNEEHGLSDPIFTLEEFRDRIYIGTSTGLYTSNDEARSMDELFVRVLDREEVYHLSTYDEHLFISGAVARAMTSDGSIYLLDPDGATSFYQPSKYPDVMLGVNFRGITRYEKRNDRWTKIGRLEGPERDFLTIAESEDGQLFASTGFNKVALIELEEEVGSYRMIDLPINESGIWIALVTIDGEVYANGHPCLKWDSASREFVPDPQMYYYVGLPPYGFEHVYGRNEETAVVALDGRSSKTVPRPTRRIFGDISSIGNAIDTRAVSILYDHHGNLWAGGEFGLVFSNDPFRGKSSLEIRPRIHKITSTNDQQTFRVSAFADNPLILEPDQNSLEIAIEYPSLSATTHHQYQIVIEPLDEQSPPFSDSSRRSINNLPPGDYFIYANASDAYGHSSSSHTYHFTVKAPWYQKPWAYAAYLFGAILIVVGIVRYYNRFQIERSHQLEQLVRERTKEVEEKNEALKEQALKLETQNEELGEKTEELQSTTESLTETLHRLQEMQDQLMETARTAGKAEIATNVLHNVGNVLNSINVSLTVLSNKVSNSKVDRLSKLAKLLEANSENIESFLTQDPRGQKVPSYLIHLAQSLRDEVSEVSYELNTMEEDVEHVKRIIAAQQSHAKTQSLTQEFDLVETCETALTILGRDQNAHLLEINNELPEQLIVRNDKHRVLEIVLNLISNAIDAIGERSPELGILTLSYELDETNKRVRLIVKDNGVGISPENIDRLFNHGFTTKEHGHGFGLHSCANTARVLGGDLTITSEGLGKGATATLTLPIAYNT, from the coding sequence TTGCCTATCGATCAGAACCATGGCTTTTCGCGCAAGCGCCTGCTGCCGAACTACCTCTTGCAGCTAGTTCTGCTTCTGTGCGGTCCGATATCGGTCGCCACCCAGGCGGCCGAACTACTGGAGGACGAATTCGCCCAGTGGGGCATCCCCAGAACCGAAACGTTCTACCCGCGCTTCACCGGCATCCGAGGGGACATTCTCAACCTGTCGACCTTGCCGAACGGACATTTCAGCGCCTTGACCTCAATCGGCATCTACACCTTCGACGGAACCCACTGGGAACACGTGCCAGACCTCTCCTGGACGAGCGACAGCCTTACGCTTCCAGACGGGCGCACCTTGGTTTCCTTCGCAGCGGGACTGGCCACAATCGAGCCGGACGAGTTTGGCGGATACGCCGTGGAGATACTGACCCCGAAGGAGACCTACCCGCCCAACCTTCCGAGCATGGAGCATGTGGCGTACGCGAAGGGCCACTGTTTCGGGCTGGCCGGCACCCACCTCATCATCGCCACCCCTGAGGGAGAGACCCAGTACCACCAGCTCCCCAATTGGGCCACCAGCATCTTCGCCATCGGCGACGACGTCTACGTCACAGGCGGGCTCACCTCGCTGTTGAATCGGTGGGATTGGGAAACGCGGCAGCTGATCGACGATTCGCGCCACCTCGACAGCTCCGGCGTCTACGAGTGGTTTCTCGAAACGACGCCTAGAGCGGAAGGCGGAGTCTGGATCCGCGGTCAGCAGGACACCATCATCGGCTTCGACGGCACTCGCACCTGGCGATGGAAAGGTTCGACCACCCTGCGAAAGATGGACGCCCGCATCTCCTGTTTTGTCGAGGCCTCCCCCAATACCTTGGCGATCGGCACCTCTTCCCTCGGCGCCTTGCTCATCGACGAAAACGGCGAAGTGCTTCTGCAGCACACCAAGCAGCAGGGCCTGGACGACGTGAACGTGAAAAAGATCGGCGTCGATTCCCAGCAAGGGCTCTGGGTGAGGACGTCCAACAGCATCACCCGCATCCCGTCGCATCCCCCCACCGTGCTCTTCAACGAAGAACACGGATTGAGCGACCCCATCTTCACGCTCGAGGAATTCCGAGATCGGATCTACATCGGCACCAGCACGGGCCTGTATACCAGCAATGACGAAGCGCGATCCATGGACGAGCTTTTCGTGCGCGTGCTCGATCGCGAAGAGGTTTACCATCTCTCCACCTACGACGAGCACCTCTTCATCTCCGGAGCCGTGGCGCGCGCAATGACCTCGGATGGCTCGATCTACCTGCTCGATCCCGACGGAGCCACCTCCTTCTACCAGCCGAGCAAATACCCCGATGTCATGCTCGGCGTGAATTTCCGCGGCATCACGCGCTACGAAAAACGAAACGACCGCTGGACAAAAATCGGCCGCCTGGAAGGGCCTGAAAGGGACTTTCTAACCATCGCGGAATCCGAAGACGGTCAACTTTTCGCCAGCACCGGTTTCAACAAGGTCGCTCTCATCGAGCTCGAAGAGGAGGTGGGGAGCTACCGCATGATCGACCTCCCCATAAACGAAAGCGGCATCTGGATAGCCTTAGTGACCATCGATGGCGAAGTCTACGCAAACGGTCATCCCTGCCTGAAATGGGACAGCGCCTCCCGAGAATTCGTGCCCGATCCGCAAATGTACTACTATGTCGGGCTACCGCCATACGGATTCGAACATGTCTACGGGAGAAACGAGGAAACCGCAGTGGTCGCCCTCGACGGTCGAAGCAGCAAAACCGTGCCCCGACCGACACGTCGCATTTTCGGCGACATCTCCAGCATTGGAAACGCAATCGACACGCGAGCGGTCAGCATCCTCTACGACCATCACGGAAACCTCTGGGCCGGCGGCGAGTTCGGGCTCGTGTTTTCCAACGATCCGTTTCGAGGAAAATCCTCTCTGGAAATCCGGCCACGTATCCACAAAATCACTTCAACGAACGATCAGCAGACCTTCCGGGTTTCCGCTTTTGCCGATAATCCGCTCATACTCGAACCGGACCAGAACTCTCTCGAAATCGCGATCGAGTACCCTTCCCTCTCCGCCACCACGCACCACCAGTACCAGATCGTCATCGAGCCCCTCGACGAACAATCCCCCCCCTTCTCGGACAGTTCTCGACGCTCGATCAACAACCTTCCCCCAGGGGACTACTTCATCTACGCCAACGCCAGCGACGCCTACGGACACTCCTCCAGTTCGCACACCTACCACTTCACCGTGAAGGCCCCGTGGTACCAAAAGCCTTGGGCCTACGCCGCCTACTTGTTCGGCGCGATCCTGATCGTGGTCGGCATCGTTCGCTACTACAATCGGTTTCAGATAGAGCGCAGCCATCAGCTGGAGCAGCTCGTTCGCGAGCGCACCAAGGAAGTGGAGGAGAAAAACGAAGCCCTTAAGGAGCAGGCCCTGAAGCTGGAAACGCAAAACGAGGAGCTGGGAGAAAAGACCGAAGAGCTGCAGAGCACCACCGAATCGCTCACCGAAACCCTCCACCGCCTGCAGGAAATGCAGGACCAGCTCATGGAAACCGCCCGCACCGCAGGCAAGGCGGAGATCGCCACCAACGTGCTGCACAACGTGGGCAACGTGCTCAACAGCATCAACGTCAGCCTCACCGTGCTTTCCAACAAAGTGTCCAACTCCAAGGTGGACCGCCTCTCCAAGCTGGCGAAACTGCTCGAGGCGAACAGCGAAAACATCGAATCCTTCCTCACTCAGGATCCTCGCGGACAGAAGGTACCCAGTTATCTGATACACCTAGCCCAATCGCTGCGCGACGAGGTTTCCGAAGTTTCCTACGAGCTCAACACCATGGAGGAGGACGTCGAGCACGTGAAGCGCATCATCGCCGCTCAGCAATCCCACGCCAAGACCCAAAGCCTCACCCAGGAATTCGACCTGGTGGAAACCTGCGAAACCGCCCTCACCATCCTCGGTCGAGACCAGAACGCCCACCTCCTGGAAATCAACAACGAGCTCCCCGAACAGCTCATCGTAAGAAACGACAAGCACCGCGTGCTGGAAATCGTGCTCAACCTCATTTCCAACGCCATCGACGCCATCGGCGAGCGATCGCCCGAGCTAGGAATCCTCACCCTCTCCTACGAGCTCGACGAGACCAACAAGCGCGTACGCCTCATCGTGAAGGACAACGGCGTAGGCATCTCCCCGGAAAACATCGATCGCCTCTTCAACCACGGGTTCACCACCAAGGAGCACGGACACGGCTTCGGTCTGCATAGCTGCGCCAACACCGCCCGAGTGCTGGGGGGCGACCTTACCATCACCAGCGAAGGACTCGGCAAGGGGGCGACCGCCACCCTCACCCTGCCCATCGCCTACAACACCTAA
- a CDS encoding DnaJ C-terminal domain-containing protein: protein MSVAFKDYYSILGVAKTASAEEIKKAFRKLARECHPDLAKEADKASAEARFKEINEAYEVLKDPKKRAKYDQLGADWNRYQDNGDADAGPGFGAGSGGRRYEYHFGGTGFSDFFERFFGGRGMDPFEDMGFGMRGADFSRGETGRRRVRGQDVEAEILVTLEEANKGSRRRISLRKQKTDTGKSEIETLNVRIPAGVRDGQRIRLAGQGEPSPAGGEAGDLFLKVRFAQHPYFSIEGDDLIYELKLAPWEAALGAEVTVPTLGGSAKVRVKSGAQNGQRLRLRGHGLARSGGGTGDLYAEIALRMPDRISEEEKRVWQKLRDTSRFNPRG, encoded by the coding sequence ATGTCGGTTGCGTTCAAAGACTACTATTCGATTCTCGGCGTGGCCAAGACCGCTTCTGCTGAAGAGATCAAGAAAGCGTTTCGCAAGCTCGCTCGCGAGTGTCATCCGGACCTGGCGAAGGAAGCTGACAAGGCGTCGGCGGAGGCTCGCTTCAAGGAGATCAACGAGGCTTACGAAGTGCTGAAGGATCCAAAGAAGCGCGCCAAGTACGACCAGCTCGGCGCGGATTGGAATCGGTATCAGGATAATGGAGACGCTGATGCGGGCCCTGGCTTTGGAGCGGGTAGCGGCGGTCGCCGCTACGAGTACCATTTTGGCGGTACCGGATTTAGCGACTTCTTCGAACGCTTTTTCGGCGGGCGGGGCATGGACCCGTTCGAGGACATGGGGTTCGGCATGAGAGGGGCGGACTTTTCTCGTGGCGAAACAGGGCGACGTCGGGTTCGCGGTCAGGATGTGGAGGCCGAGATTCTCGTCACCTTGGAGGAGGCCAACAAGGGGTCGCGGCGCCGCATTTCCCTGCGCAAGCAGAAAACCGATACGGGAAAGTCGGAGATCGAAACTTTGAACGTGCGCATCCCGGCCGGAGTGCGCGATGGCCAGCGCATCCGTCTGGCGGGACAGGGAGAGCCGTCTCCAGCTGGAGGGGAAGCGGGCGACCTGTTTTTGAAGGTGCGATTCGCCCAGCACCCGTATTTCAGCATCGAAGGGGATGATTTGATCTACGAGCTCAAGCTGGCGCCTTGGGAGGCCGCCCTAGGCGCGGAAGTCACGGTGCCGACCTTGGGCGGATCGGCGAAAGTGCGGGTCAAGAGCGGGGCCCAAAACGGTCAGCGGCTGAGGCTGCGCGGCCATGGCCTGGCCCGTTCCGGCGGCGGAACGGGGGACTTGTACGCCGAGATCGCTTTGAGGATGCCCGATCGGATCTCCGAGGAGGAAAAACGGGTCTGGCAGAAACTGCGCGACACGTCGCGTTTCAACCCGAGAGGATAG
- a CDS encoding Hsp20/alpha crystallin family protein, producing MMNQEITRAQDSQREESKPQYRKPRYTVLNEENAYRLDVQLPGVAKDAARITLDGNLLTVEADAPSIGEEGWQAFRREIPQGGFKLSLELNVDIDGDAISAKASEGVLTVMLPLAAKAAKRTIAID from the coding sequence ATGATGAACCAGGAAATCACTCGCGCCCAGGATTCGCAGAGAGAGGAAAGCAAGCCTCAGTATCGAAAGCCTCGATACACTGTTCTCAATGAGGAAAACGCTTATCGCTTGGACGTCCAACTGCCGGGCGTCGCCAAGGACGCGGCCCGCATCACCTTGGACGGCAACTTGCTGACGGTGGAAGCGGACGCCCCCTCGATTGGCGAGGAAGGCTGGCAGGCGTTTCGTCGCGAGATCCCGCAAGGCGGCTTCAAGCTGAGTTTGGAGCTGAACGTGGACATCGACGGAGACGCGATTTCCGCCAAGGCGTCTGAAGGCGTTTTGACGGTGATGCTTCCGCTGGCGGCCAAGGCTGCCAAGCGCACCATTGCTATCGACTAG